A stretch of the Odontesthes bonariensis isolate fOdoBon6 chromosome 5, fOdoBon6.hap1, whole genome shotgun sequence genome encodes the following:
- the rnf183 gene encoding E3 ubiquitin-protein ligase RNF183: MLRHILPHSRITSPVRADILPPQQVSVEAGVGETANHLPASIMSDDTEGSRAEGGHGTRPAPNVKPKPNQSDGIGKEEHKKKKSVKVRRSKSTDSERGERGRRRDRDRPRGERAQRGRSEEARRRDRKEKDGDQRREKPPEDDLEDTECAICFCSYDNVFKTPKLLGCGHTFCLECLARINVTSPELKTLCCPVCRETTDLPHGRDLPRLGNNQDIIGKLPADMQRALSIRFKRSKGKLLLKSHPPSIPNPKKNQDAQTTAAAGGDLGALEQGGAPTTVVDVGRPPSRVRGRLRRFFRSDQCYYAVVASIITITVALMLVGILAFVIIPTMALHHRPPKPVNHTVLGHGG; encoded by the exons ATGCTGAGACACATTCTGCCACACAGCCGGATTACTTCACCTGTCAGAGCCGACATCCTTCCACCCCAACAGGTCAGTGTGGAAG CTGGTGTTGGGGAAACTGCAAACCACCTCCCAGCCTCCATCATGAGCGACGACACGGAGGGGAGCAGGGCTGAGGGGGGCCATGGAACCAGACCGGCCCCCAACGTCAAACCCAAACCCAACCAGAGTGACGGGATCGGCAAGGAGGAGCACAAAAAGAAGAAGTCTGTGAAGGTTCGGAGGTCGAAAAGTACGGACTCTGAGAGGGGCGAGAGGGGCAGGAGGCGAGACCGAGACCGGCCGCGGGGGGAGAGGGCGCAGCGCGGGCGGAGCGAGGAGGCCCGGAGGCGCGACCGGAAGGAGAAGGACGGCGACCAGAGGAGGGAGAAGCCCCCGGAGGACGACCTGGAGGACACCGAGTGCGCCATCTGCTTCTGCTCCTACGACAACGTCTTCAAGACCCCGAAGCTGCTGGGGTGCGGGCACACCTTCTGCCTGGAGTGCCTGGCGCGCATCAACGTGACCTCCCCCGAGCTGAAAACCCTGTGCTGCCCCGTGTGCCGGGAGACCACGGACCTGCCCCACGGCCGGGACCTGCCCCGCCTGGGCAACAACCAGGACATCATCGGCAAACTCCCGGCGGACATGCAGAGGGCGCTGTCCATCCGCTTCAAGCGCAGCAAAGGCAAGCTGCTCCTGAAGAGCCACCCCCCCAGCATCCCCAACCCGAAGAAGAACCAGGACGCTCAGACCACGGCCGCCGCTGGAGGCGACCTCGGAGCGCTGGAGCAGGGCGGAGCCCCGACCACTGTGGTGGACGTGGGCAGACCGCCCAGCAGGGTGAGAGGCCGCCTGCGCAGGTTCTTCCGCTCGGACCAGTGCTACTACGCCGTGGTGGCgtccatcatcaccatcaccgtGGCGCTCATGCTGGTGGGCATCCTGGCCTTTGTGATCATACCCACCATGGCCCTTCACCACAGGCCCCCCAAACCGGTGAACCACACGGTACTAGGACACGGAGGGTAG
- the LOC142380905 gene encoding uncharacterized protein LOC142380905, which translates to MASTPSASSLSAVLRCRGNILTRNPPIKRPASAAYSLGLAGAALRDSSPARPGSKQASAWTVVPGGESVLAGGGRLAVSCRWDRVGKEILKEEDYQKNDQLRHAKLSRSSGEEMSHSAPCVQSAVARGLKSVLLGRERCSKIIHMIKYEAHAAHVCEIISVQGTGKLPPGGLKLSVTAPFLVDTSGGNSSLVLTGWSTLKNSCFSLTSLVSRLLLLKLAVLCGSGGGSRAAPHAPRQQESIRGVLQESGQICGSSQDELSPGQEVTQDRTE; encoded by the exons ATGGCCTCCACCCCCTCCGCCTCTTCCCTGTCGGCCGTTCTCCGGTGTAGGGGGAACATCTTGACCAGGAATCCTCCGATAAAGCGGCCTGCCAGCGCGGCGTACAGCCTCGGACTGGCCGGCGCGGCGCTGCGCGACTCCTCGCCCGCGCGTCCCGGGTCCAAGCAAGCGTCTGCGTGGACTGTCGTTCCCGGCGGCGAGAGCGTGCTGGCGGGGGGAGGGAGACTCGCTGTGTCGTGTCGGTGGGACAGGGTGGGTAAAGAAATTTTGAAAGAGGAAGATTACCAGAAAAATGATCAATTACGTCACGCCAAACTTTCGCGATCCTCTGGGGAGGAGATGAGCCACTCCGCCCCTTGCGTCCAAAGCGCAGTGGCTCGCGGGCTGAAATCTGTCCTGCTGGGAAGGGAAAGGTGCTCTAAAATTATTCACATGATAAAATACGAAGCGCACGCCGCGCACGTATGTGAAATCATTTCGGTTCAGGGCACCGGGAAGCTGCCGCCCGGCGGGCTGAAGCTGTCAGTCACAGCCCCGTTTCTGGTGGACACCTCGGGGGGAAACTCGTCCCTGGTGTTGACCGGTTGGTCAACACTGAAGAACAGCTGCTTTTCTCTGACGTCTCTGGTGTCCAGACTGTTACTTCTGAAGCTGGCGGTGCTGTGCGGGTCCGGCGGCGGCTCGCGCGCTGCGCCGCATGCGCCGCGCCAGCAGGAGAGCATCAGAGGAGTCCTGCAG GAAAGTGGCCAAATCTGCGGGTCCTCTCAGGACGAGCTCAGCCCAGGACAGGAGGTGACGCAGGACAGAACTGAGTGA